A portion of the Pseudopipra pipra isolate bDixPip1 chromosome 1, bDixPip1.hap1, whole genome shotgun sequence genome contains these proteins:
- the LOC135413372 gene encoding oxygen-regulated protein 1-like encodes MDSSSRSQIFSVSSDKGSSNNNNSNDNNSDSSYVLDSHNGIEGNQSVTGEDLSVAQYQDDIEKSVHLNQDGSVTVEMKVRFKIKEQETIKWTTTVSRAGLSDDKNISICNSAMNAEDCLSNVNTSECINPQDTPFLNSYNKEEEDSLQQSNAEVSDKESDSDLKTADCNVSDQNNSADLDTSNVSEENIRPRFYRPPTPGPRRVRQKKAVVESVTLVSEKEVQEKTIGQFSYSEEIENGEKTSEYCMVAHSSRKKSSVSNPKFSDMNGNGLLKLSSENIKEEMLFKISHKSSDLIETTNRKTLEVPDEEELVQNILEKSVVGQGAYSSLVSTSKANISGFIPASKICQTARPGSADHIPKSCDIKQIKRSLSSFITYSELRQSKEEKNCKAADFIPISQDSVHSACPGHSQMKVTVPPCNKGPTEKINPTTEFFPTVTESENQISVRTESVMTTQLVDNSQSASSLTKKKKKRKSSGFLEQGTYENQKDQEISGITRSEGMHITRKTTQDSATEAMDNYSEMPQKKESEFLLKTNDGSLNSDKNICPEDELYHQHPVEQNGSSSNKKKRSNNKKLAKVKSKSGKKSSIISSEKSEDGLMTVNSNNESEHSQDTLNTEKEGTYLITKSFKQTPNTLVTLKPLSEVPKNLSFEKEKEKNNSENLPSKKEKKQKATKKNLSKSAKKLYMSESAITLEDSFQEEAGEHSLENYVQSWLKKSLSNPVLPPIKKKEGIVENSNACFFPEENINTSIDKETRFITNEVHMTGKNHLIEHNLTKKTLKPIGELRTSEESAKNSGETQTASLIHANTTIVEAAEYSLKSEFHQDSKLHLFHETHDNDEKMAEADIQDTNLCQRKKSEVAVQVNSTIVNEKIGTDVQNNCMSSMLLNELQSTLLGVQKEHSGCIGKACSLSSLSPSGFGSSSNMLLAWLLVLNLRESLIGTITDDMQKTACSCSEMFTQLQHLKQTTVTEKADELKAVFSHFQQSTENKLLHFKRELDKEDSPHYHENIPISEIHSCIHLHEHEESVEPCVPMDSVNSGEALKLSGELESCFDIQNDLCRETEILDLTASKTQLDGQYSNPDSNTCSLASALETPERNEEMLYSLYEKPQVKPTDASFTNEESETSVEPNSTVHSVTSNDKNYILDQDISELEGEKDILHVTTDKSEDEDVDLKSSGDDKTSKKQLKLAADTSVEYNNEDYSVQDEKEDAETSEESSERLSTVSPLSFRYESKQITECDTSEGEQKLQVEELGNKMCSDTSQLKKCFKSPATSDWSDYRPDTEESEYNCQASSDLTNESGEEAALEKQYNTGYVKRTIERLYGKTEASFKPDYHKGFPYMSKVFKTDTEGFHSAVGEKIVYFSQESMSCSAEKSSHSLLPLQEYPVNTNKDGSISRRENTLPTSQSTFNREEINYANDCVRESPKQHCQPSIQASEDEGILIDKGKWLLKENHLIRRSPPERIGMYGNLDTTSNDTNSDEVPYSHFGNLNHYPALDEISSSELEDMVKPPENLCNYFNMPHNSDSDPLQDELNTKSKPSRNGKILPAENKEKVKSSVMAASTSTQPDTNFPAFSSVEFRMPDNKVHPLEKPLNAEPVQSQPTDVSNANRSALQEEDSLDRLHAICGQHCPILMVTVIPINEEQRGYAYQKASDIENQLGPNLLAKKSKHLEWSGEDLTDKINLVTLKNNSINKIANNICNRFYADNTLDFISNFGILTSATLKDTSNLGKLHTTEDINVKSMEFRNCQNYVSKHISSDLVIGTTELPNGKKTMHQTLRISLIPIVGEKISPVLADPAATCHSETFLKCDASLNSIEHKASEDKKNENAFPTKEKEEEEEEDKEEKVCFCIINNGNSKDEKDL; translated from the coding sequence ATGGACTCTAGCTCAAGATCTCAGATATTCTCGGTTTCTTCCGATAAAGGATCCAGCAACAATAACAATTCCAATGATAACAACTCAGATTCTTCATATGTTCTTGACAGTCATAATGGGATAGAAGGAAATCAGTCAGTTACTGGTGAAGACTTATCTGTGGCACAGTATCAAGATGACATTGAGAAGTCTGTTCACCTTAATCAAGATGGCAGTGTCACAGTGGAAATGAAAGTTCGATTCAAAATTAAAGAGCAAGAAACCATTAAATGGACAACCACTGTAAGTCGTGCTGGCCTTTCTGATGACAAAAATATCTCAATTTGCAATTCTGCAATGAATGCGGAAGACTGTTTATCCAATGTCAACACATCAGAATGTATAAATCCACAAGATACTCCGTTTTTGAACAGCTACAATAAAGAAGAGGAAGACTCATTACAGCAATCCAATGCAGAAGTGTCAGACAAAGAATCAGACTCTGATTTAAAAACTGCTGATTGTAATGTCTCTGATCAGAACAATTCTGCAGATCTAGACACAAGCAATGTATCTGAGGAAAATATCAGGCCTCGCTTTTACAGGCCTCCCACCCCTGGGCCAAGGCGTGTTAGACAAAAGAAAGCAGTAGTTGAAAGTGTCACCTTGGTATCTGAGAAAGAGGTTCAAGAGAAGACAATAGGACAGTTTTCGTACAGTGAAGAAATAGAGAATGGAGAAAAAACATCTGAGTATTGCATGGTAGCTCattcaagcagaaaaaaatcaagtgtcAGTAATCCAAAGTTTAGTGACATGAATGGCAATGGTTTATTAAAGCTTTCTTCAGAGaatataaaagaagaaatgctttttaaaataagccATAAAAGCAGTGATTTAATAGAAACCACAAATAGGAAGACATTAGAAGTGCCTGATGAGGAGGAATTGGTACAGAATATATTGGAGAAATCAGTTGTGGGACAAGGTGCATATAGTAGCTTAGTATCAACCTCCAAAGCTAACATCAGTGGTTTCATACCAGCATCAAAAATTTGCCAGACAGCTAGACCAGGTTCAGCAGATCACATCCCTAAGTCATGTgatattaaacaaataaaaagatcACTGAGTTCTTTCATTACATATTCAGAATTACGTCagtcaaaagaagaaaaaaactgcaaAGCTGCTGATTTTATACCTATTTCTCAAGATTCAGTGCATTCAGCCTGTCCTGGACATAGCCAGATGAAGGTGACAGTACCTCCATGTAATAAGGGTCCTactgagaaaataaatcctACAACTGAATTCTTTCCTACTGTTACTGAAAGTGAGAATCAAATCAGTGTCCGGACTGAATCTGTGATGACAACACAGCTCGTTGATAACAGCCAATCTGCATCATCCCTCactaaaaagaagaagaagagaaaatcaTCTGGTTTTTTAGAGCAAGGTACATATGAAAATCAAAAAGATCAAGAAATTTCAGGGATAACTAGAAGTGAGGGAATGCATATCACAAGAAAAACCACACAGGATTCCGCAACAGAGGCTATGGATAATTATTCTGAAATGCCTCAGAAAAAAGAATCTGAATTTTTACTGAAAACCAATGATGGATCTCTCAATTCAGACAAAAACATATGTCCTGAAGATGAGTTGTATCATCAGCATCCAGTGGAACAAAATGGATCatcatcaaataaaaaaaaaagaagtaataacAAGAAGTTGGCCAAGGTAAAATCGAAGTCAGGCAAAAAAAGTAGTATCATTTCGTCTGAAAAGAGTGAAGATGGTCTAATGACAGTTAATTCAAACAATGAATCTGAACACAGTCAGGACACATTGAATACTGAGAAAGAAGGAACATATCTTATAACCAAATCTTTCAAACAGACACCTAACACATTAGTGACTTTAAAACCATTGTCAGAAGTGCCAAAGAATCTTagctttgaaaaagaaaaggaaaagaataattcAGAAAATTTGCCATcgaagaaagagaaaaagcaaaaggcaaCCAAGAAAAATCTAAGTAAAAGTGCAAAGAAGTTATATATGTCAGAGAGTGCCATTACACTAGAGGACAGTTTTCAAGAGGAGGCTGGTGAACATTCACTAGAAAACTATGTCCAATCTTGGCTGAAAAAATCATTATCAAATCCTGTCTTACCCcctataaagaaaaaagaagggatCGTTGAGAATAGCAATGcgtgtttttttcctgaagaaaatatCAATACTTCTATAGATAAAGAAACAAGATTTATCACAAATGAAGTGCATATGACTGGAAAAAACCATCTGATTGAACATAACCTAACCAAAAAAACTTTAAAGCCTATTGGTGAATTGAGAACTTCAGAAGAATCAGCAAAGAATTCAGGCGAAACACAAACTGCGTCTTTAATTCATGCTAATACAACTATAGTAGAAGCAGCCGAGTACTCACTAAAGTCAGAATTTCATCAGGACAGTAAGCTACACTTGTTTCATGAAACACACGACAATGATGAAAAGATGGCAGAAGCTGATATTCAAGATACCAACCtatgtcaaagaaaaaaatctgaagttgCTGTTCAAGTTAATAGCACAATTGTTAATGAGAAAATTGGAACTGATGTCCAGAATAATTGCATGTCTAGCATGTTGCTGAATGAACTACAGTCAACTTTACTTGGTGTCCAGAAAGAGCATAGTGGATGTATAGGAAAAGCTTGCAGCCTTTCAAGTCTTTCTCCTTCAGGTTTTGGTTCTTCCTCCAACATGCTCCTAGCTTGGCTACTGGTACTGAATCTGAGAGAGAGTTTGATTGGGACAATCACAGATGATATGCAAAAAACTGCCTGTAGCTGTTCTGAAATGTTTACACAGTTACAACATCTGAAACAAACTACAGTTACAGAAAAAGCTGATGAGCTGAAGGCTGTCTTCTCGCATTTTCAACAATCAACAGAAAATAAGTTATTACACTTCAAGAGGGAACTTGACAAGGAGGACTCCCCACATTACCATGAGAATATACCCATATCTGAAATTCATAGTTGTATACATTTGCATGAACATGAAGAATCAGTTGAGCCTTGTGTTCCAATGGACAGTGTCAATTCTGGAGAAGCTCTAAAATTATCTGGGGAATTAGAAAGCTGTTTTGATATACAGAATGATCTttgcagagaaacagagatCTTAGACTTGACTGCTTCCAAAACACAGCTAGATGGTCAATATTCCAATCCTGATTCAAATACCTGTAGCCTTGCATCAGCTTTAGAGACTcctgaaagaaatgaagaaatgctGTATAGCCTATATGAAAAACCACAAGTTAAACCCACTGATGCATCATTTACTAATGAAGAGTCAGAAACTTCAGTAGAACCTAACTCGACAGTTCATAGTGTAACTTCTAAtgataaaaattatattttagatCAGGATATTTCTGAATTAGAAGGTGAAAAAGATATTCTACATGTTACTACTGATAAAAGTGAAGATGAGGATGTTGATCTGAAGTCATCAGGTGATGACAAAACCTCCAAAAAACAACTTAAACTTGCAGCCGATACCTCCGTAGAATATAATAATGAGGATTATTCTGTACAGGATGAAAAGGAAGATGCAGAAACTTCTGAGGAAAGCTCTGAGAGATTATCTACAGTCTCTCCATTATCATTTCGTTATGAATCAAAGCAAATTACAGAATGTGACACGAGCGAAGGAGAACAGAAATTGCAAGTAGAAGAACTGGGGAACAAAATGTGTTCAGACActtctcaattaaaaaaatgctttaaaagtcCTGCTACGTCAGACTGGTCAGATTACAGACCAGATACTGAAGAGAGTGAATATAACTGTCAAGCATCCAGTGACTTGACCAATGAAAGTGGGGAGGAAGCAGCACTTGAAAAACAATATAATACTGGCTATGTGAAAAGAACTATTGAACGGCTTTACGGCAAAACAGAAGCTTCATTTAAGCCTGACTATCACAAAGGATTTCCTTATATGtcaaaagtatttaaaacagATACGGAAGGATTCCACTCTGCAGTGGgagaaaaaatagtttatttttctcaagAATCTATGTCTTGTTCTGCAGAGAAATCATCACATTCTTTGCTACCATTACAAGAATATCCAGTAAACACAAACAAAGATGGCAGTATATCGAGGAGAGAAAATACTTTACCAACATCACAATCTACTTTTAACAGAGAAGAGATAAATTATGCTAATGACTGTGTAAGGGAATCTCCAAAGCAACACTGTCAACCTAGCATACAAGCTAGTGAAGATGAAGGAATATTGATAGATAAAGGCAAATGGCTTCTCAAAGAAAATCACTTGATAAGAAGATCACCACCTGAGCGGATTGGAATGTATGGTAATTTGGATACAACCTCAAATGACACTAACAGTGATGAAGTTCCATACTCTCACTTTGGAAATCTGAATCACTACCCAGCCCTTGATGAAATCTCTTCTTCAGAACTTGAAGACATGGTTAAACCCCCTGAAAATCTTTGCAACTACTTCAATATGCCTCATAATAGTGATTCAGACCCATTACAGGATGAGTTAAATACAAAAAGCAAGCCTAGCCGGAATGGTAAGATCCTTcctgcagaaaacaaagaaaaggtcAAATCGTCAGTCATGGCAGCTTCTACTTCCACACAGCCTGATACcaattttccagctttttcaTCTGTAGAATTTAGAATGCCTGATAATAAAGTGCATCCATTGGAAAAGCCTTTAAATGCTGAACCTGTACAGTCTCAGCCAACTGATGTTAGTAATGCTAACAGAAGTGCTCTTCAGGAAGAAGACTCTCTGGATAGACTCCATGCTATATGTGGCCAACATTGTCCAATACTGATGGTAACAGTAATACCAATTAATGAGGAACAGAGAGGATATGCCTACCAAAAGGCATCTGATATTGAAAACCAGCTGGGTCCAAATTTACTGGCCAAAAAGAGCAAACATTTAGAATGGTCAGGTGAAGATTTAACAGACAAAATTAATCTTGTGACTTTGAAGAATAACTCTATCAATAAGATTGCCAATAACATTTGTAATAGGTTTTATGCTGATAACACCTTAGATTTTATTAGTAACTTCGGAATACTTACATCTGCAACTCTGAAAGACACAAGTAATTTAGGGAAGTTACATACTACAGAGGATATCAATGTAAAATCCATGGAATTCAGAAATTGTCAAAATTATGTATCCAAACACATATCCAGTGATCTTGTAATAGGCACAACTGAACTACccaatggaaagaaaacaatgcaTCAAACCTTAAGAATAAGTCTAATTCCTATTGTTGGAGAAAAAATTTCTCCCGTGTTGGCAGATCCAGCAGCAACCTGTCATTCTGAAACATTTCTGAAGTGTGATGCTTCCTTAAATAGCATTGAACATAAAGCTTCTGaagataagaaaaatgaaaatgcctttcctacaaaagaaaaagaagaagaagaggaagaagacaaagaagaaaaagtttgCTTTTGTATAATAAACAATGGAAACAGTAAAGATGAGAAAGACTTGTAA